Proteins from a single region of Leptolyngbyaceae cyanobacterium:
- a CDS encoding chemotaxis protein CheW, translated as MLMLLFYVGDDLYALDSSQVVEVIPRVILRKIHHAPDYVAGLFNYRGGIVPVIDLCHLIQGKPSRSHLSTRIIMVNYVAKDNSRRCFGLMAERVTETLNKPDTIWVDNGTQADKPYPYLGGIIMDEKGMIQHIRLEYLLSDSQHQYLLKAGEG; from the coding sequence ATGTTAATGCTACTTTTTTATGTGGGTGATGACCTGTATGCGCTGGATAGTTCTCAAGTCGTTGAAGTAATTCCCAGAGTAATTTTGAGAAAAATTCATCACGCACCAGATTACGTCGCAGGATTATTTAACTATAGAGGTGGAATAGTACCGGTGATCGACCTCTGCCATTTAATCCAAGGAAAACCCAGTCGGTCTCACTTGAGTACTCGAATTATTATGGTTAATTACGTAGCTAAAGACAACAGCAGGCGTTGCTTTGGATTAATGGCAGAACGGGTGACAGAAACATTAAATAAACCGGATACCATTTGGGTAGACAACGGAACACAGGCTGATAAGCCTTATCCTTATTTAGGAGGGATTATTATGGATGAAAAAGGTATGATCCAGCATATCCGATTAGAGTATTTATTATCAGATTCGCAACATCAATATTTATTAAAAGCAGGAGAAGGATAA